The Candidatus Rokuibacteriota bacterium genome contains the following window.
CACGTGACCGGTAGGAGCGCGCCAGGAGCTGGGATCCCAGTGACGGGCTGGTCATGAAGCTGCGATTCGACCGAGGTACCATCTTGCTGACCGATCCGCCGAAGGAGCTCAACCTTGCCGAGGCGCCGGGCGTTCTCTGGGACCCTCGAGTACACGCCCATCGGGCGCCCGCCAGCAGGTACCCCGCCCTCAAGCGCTGGCTCCTCGAGGGCAGTGCCCAATTCCAGGACATCACTTCGCCTCTTCGCCCGATGCAGGAGGCGTGGTCCGACGTTGACCTCCGGCCCTACCAGGAGGCTGCCCTGTCCGCCTGGGAGCTGGGGCACCGCCGCGGCGTCGTCGCCCTCCCGACCGGGAGCGGTAAGACCCGGCTCGCCCTGGCCGCCATGCACCGGACGCGGCTGAGCGCGTTGTGTCTGGTCCCGACCCGCGTACTGCTCGATCAATGGCTTCGGGAGATCAGGGTCGTCTACGGGGGCGCTGTCGGGTGCTATGGCGACGGCGTGCGCCAGCTAGCGCCACTGACGGTAGCCACCTTCGAGAGCGCGTACCGGCACATGGACCAGCTCGGGGATCGGTTCGACCTCCTCATCGTGGACGAAGTCCATCACTTCGGAGCTGGGCTTCGCGATGAAGCCCTGGAGATGACAGTCGCCGATGCTCGCCTCGGCCTCACGGCAACGCCGCCGCGCGACGCCGGCGCAGCGGCTCGCCTCGCCGAGCTCGTGGGACCGACCGTTTTCGAGCTCGCCGTCGCTGACCTCGCCGGGGGGTTTCTCGCCAGCTTCGACGCGATCACGCTGTACCTGGACCTCACTCCCGAGGAACGTTCCGCTTACACGGGCTTGGCTGCACTGTTCAACGGCGCGTACGCGGACTTCCGTCGGATGGCGCCGGACGCCAGCTGGGCCGACTTCACCCGCCACTCCGCCGGTACCGCCGAGGGCCGGCGCGCGTTGTCGGCGTGGCGCCAGATGCGACGGCTTCTTGGTTTCACACATGCGAAGCGGCGAGCATTGGAAGCTCTGCTTGGACGCCACCGCTATTCCAGGGTGCTGATCTTCACCGCGGACAACGAAACGGCATATGCGATTGCGCGGCAGCACCTCGTCATGCCTCTGACCTGCGACATCGGCCGTCAAGAGCGCGATGATGTGCTCGAGCGCTTCCGCCGCGGTGACATCCGGACGCTCGTGTCGGCACGGGTGCTCAACGAAGGGCTCGACGTTCCCGACGCCGATGTCGCGGTGATCGTGGGCGGTGCCCTCGGGGAGCGCGAGCACGTGCAGCGAGTTGGCCGGTTGCTGCGGCCGGGTGAGGGCAAGCGTGCCGTCGTGTATGAGCTCGTGACACGAAACACGATCGAAGTCGGTCAGGCGCGCAGGAGACGCCAGGGCCTTGTTGCCCGACCATCTGCTCAGCTATAGCGTGGCCGGGGCCCTTGTGGTGCCTCACTTCCTCGGGGAGCACGATCACCCCTGGCTGCGGACTCTCCTCGATGAGCACGAGCGGTTCATCGGAAGGCCCCAGCGCGAGCTGGACGCCCGGCTGCGCGAGCCGCTGCCGTGCGAGAGTCCCCCCAGGAAGCTGAGACTAGCCATTCAGGTTCTGGCGAGGCTCCGCCCCAGCCATCGGAAGACGGCGGTGCCGCCCAGACGGGCTCGGGCGCTCGTCTTCGCGGAGGCGGCCCGGACTCCGGCCCCTCCACACACCGTCCTGTCCACGGTTGCCGCCTCCCTGGGGGTGACCCCAGAGAACCTGCAAGATTCGCTGTTCGGTGACCTGCCCGGCGAACGGCTGGTCGGTGCACCCGCGCAGTCTTTGTCGGCGATCGAACTGGCGCTACGGTGCAACCTCGCGCTGGTTCAGGCGCTCCTCTTCAGCGCGACCGCGGTCAGGATCGAAGTCGAGGGGAACACGCGGGCCCTCGTTCGCCAAGCGAAGTGGCGAGGACTGATCTGTGCCGTCGCCGACCGATCGGGCACCACTGATGCCATATTGGAACTCTCGGGGCCGTTTGCGCTGTTTCGCAACACCGGGCTCTATGGACGGGCGCTCGGTGAACTCGTGCCTCTGCTAGCGTGGTGTCCACGCTTCCGCCTGCGGGCGGAATGCGTCTTCCATGGGCGCCGCCTCACCCTGCAACTCGGGACGGGCGATCCGATCTTTCCGGCGAGCGCGCCGCGTCGATACGACAGCCACCTCGAGGAGCGCTTCGCTCGCGAGTTCCGACGGCTCGCCCCGGCGTGGGATGTGATTCGCGAGCCGGAGCCGATAACTGCGGGGGGCACCATGATCTTCCCCGACTTCGCCCTCCAGCATCGTTCCAACCCGGGGCGCCAGTGGCTCCTGGAGATCGTGGGTTTCTGGACGCCCGACTATGTGGCGCGGAAACTCGCGCTGTATCGGAGCGCTCGCCTGGCCAACCTGATCCTCTGCATCGACGAGGACCGGAACTGTGCCGAAGCCGATTTCCCCCCAGGGGCGCTGGTCGTCAGGTTCCGGCGTCGGGTGGATGCGGCTGCCGTTCTGCGCG
Protein-coding sequences here:
- a CDS encoding DEAD/DEAH box helicase; translation: MKLRFDRGTILLTDPPKELNLAEAPGVLWDPRVHAHRAPASRYPALKRWLLEGSAQFQDITSPLRPMQEAWSDVDLRPYQEAALSAWELGHRRGVVALPTGSGKTRLALAAMHRTRLSALCLVPTRVLLDQWLREIRVVYGGAVGCYGDGVRQLAPLTVATFESAYRHMDQLGDRFDLLIVDEVHHFGAGLRDEALEMTVADARLGLTATPPRDAGAAARLAELVGPTVFELAVADLAGGFLASFDAITLYLDLTPEERSAYTGLAALFNGAYADFRRMAPDASWADFTRHSAGTAEGRRALSAWRQMRRLLGFTHAKRRALEALLGRHRYSRVLIFTADNETAYAIARQHLVMPLTCDIGRQERDDVLERFRRGDIRTLVSARVLNEGLDVPDADVAVIVGGALGEREHVQRVGRLLRPGEGKRAVVYELVTRNTIEVGQARRRRQGLVARPSAQL
- a CDS encoding DUF790 family protein; the protein is MPDHLLSYSVAGALVVPHFLGEHDHPWLRTLLDEHERFIGRPQRELDARLREPLPCESPPRKLRLAIQVLARLRPSHRKTAVPPRRARALVFAEAARTPAPPHTVLSTVAASLGVTPENLQDSLFGDLPGERLVGAPAQSLSAIELALRCNLALVQALLFSATAVRIEVEGNTRALVRQAKWRGLICAVADRSGTTDAILELSGPFALFRNTGLYGRALGELVPLLAWCPRFRLRAECVFHGRRLTLQLGTGDPIFPASAPRRYDSHLEERFAREFRRLAPAWDVIREPEPITAGGTMIFPDFALQHRSNPGRQWLLEIVGFWTPDYVARKLALYRSARLANLILCIDEDRNCAEADFPPGALVVRFRRRVDAAAVLRVVETTPVSPLTRAAGPESRFA